The DNA segment CCGACTCCCCGAAGGCCGCCCCGGTGCTGGCGCTCATCCCGGACCAGATGCGCTGGCTGGAGGAGCAGATCGGCAGCCCCTACCCGTTCGAGACGTACGGGCTCCTGGGCGTGCCGGGCGGTTACAACAACGTCGCGCTGGAGAGCGCCACCCTGTCCACCTTCGCCGCGGACGGCCTGACGAGCGGTCCCCGCGCCATCGAGACGACGATGCTGCACGAGCTGGTCCACCAGTACTTCGGCGACGCCGTCTCCGTGCACAGCTGGGACGACATGTGGCTCAGCGAGGGCCACGCCTCGTACTACGCGTTCCGCTACATGGCGGACAAGGGCGACTCGGACGCCACCTTCGACGAGAACATCCACCGGGCCTACGACTTCGACGTCGACAACCGCCCGGTCTACGGCCCGCCCGGCCGCCCCGCGGACACGCTCGACGTCCTCGGCGGCACCAACGCCGGCGGCTGCGTGATGCTCGACGGCCTGCACCGGATGGTCGGTGACGCCACCTTCCGGGCGATCGAGCACACGTTCTTCGAGAAGTACCGGGGCAGGTCGGCGGCGACCCAGGACTACATCGACGTCGCGAACGCGGTCTCCGGCAAGGACCTCACCTCGTACATCAGGAGCTGGGTCTACGGGAAGACCACGCCCGTCCCCGTCGGCCACCCGGACTGGGTCACTCCCCCGCCGTCCCAGTCCCGGTCCTGACCGCCGCCGCCCGGCGGCCCTCGTCCACGACCAGGGCCGCCGGGCTCGGCGCGGGCCGGGTGCCTGGTCGCTCGCGCACCCCGGCGCACTCCGGATCCCGGCGCCACCCCCGCGCACGCCGGATCCCCGCCGCCCGCTCGTCTGGCGGGCCCCCAGGCTGCGTCGGACAATGGCGGCAGCGCGGCACGGCAGCCAGGTGCCGGTCCTCCAGGAGGCAGCTCCATGCGCCACACCAATCTCGCCGGGGAGTCGGCCGACCACCTCGCCGCGCGCGAGGAGTTGCGCCAGGCCGAGATCGAGCTGATGCGCCACCGCGAGCAGGTCGCCGAGCTGCGGCGCCGGCTGCCGCCGGGTCCCGTCGTCGACGACTACGCCTTCGAGGAGGGCCCCGCGGACCTGGACGCCGGTGACGCACCGGCGCGGACCGTGCGCCTGATCGAGCTGTTCACCGGGCCCGGCCGGGACCTCGTCGTCTACCACCTGATGTACGGCAAGGGGCAGACCGAGCCCCTGCCCGATGTGCACGATGTGGATCGACGGGTTCAACGGTGTCGCCCGCCACATCGCGCGGAACGTCGACTTCGCGGTCGTCGCCGCGGCCGGGCTGCCCGCCCTGCGCGCCCACGCCCGCGACCGGCGGTGGACGGACCTGCGCCTGCTCAGCGCCTCAGAGGGCACCTTCAAGTACGACCTGGGCAGCGAGGACGCCGAGGGCAACCAGGACTCGACGGTGTCCGTGTTCACCCGCGACGGCGACGGCCCGGTGCGCCACGCCTACTCCGCGCACCCGAGGATGGCCGACGGCATCGACCAGCGCGGCATCGACCTGCTCACCCCGGTGTGGCACATCCTCGACCTCACCCCCCGGGGCCGCGGCGACTGGTCCGCCGGCCTCGACTACTGACCGATCCGCCCCACTCATTCCAGTCCACCAATGTTGGATTGGACTTGGTTGTGGACTTCCCGGCGTCGCTACCGTCGTGCCATGAGAATTCACGTCGTCGATGCCTTCACCGACCGCCCGTTCGCCGGGAACCCGGCGGGCGTGTGCCTTCTGCCCGCCGGCCAGTGGCCGGAAGAGGCCTGGATGCAGCGGGTCGCGGCCGAGATGAACCACGCGGAGACCGCGTTCGCCCTGCCCCTGCCCGGCGGAGCCGAGGCCGACTGGGCCATCCGCTGGTTCACCCCGCGCGTCGAGGCCGAACTCTGCGGCCATGCCACATTGGCCACGGCGCACGTGCTGCGGACCGAGCGTGGACTGCTCGGAACGGTCCGGTTCAGCAGCCGGCTGCACGGCGTCCTCGTCGCGCACACCGGGGAGGAGGGCGGCGGCATCACCCTGGACTTCCCGGCCGCACCGGCCACCGCGGTCCCCGTGCCGGACGGCCTGTCCGAGGCACTGGGCACCAAGCCCGAGGCCGCGCTCCACGCCGGCACCCTCGGCGACCTGCTGGCGGTCCTGCCCGACGAGGCCGCCGTCCACGCCGTGACCCCCGACGGGGAGGCGCTGGCCGGCCTGACCCGCCGCGAGGGCCTGCGCGGCGTCGTCGTCACGGCACCCGCGGCCGGGCCCGGCTCCGGCTCCGGCTTCGGCTCCGGCTACGACTTCGTCTCCCGCTTCTTCGCGCCGGCCCGCGGCATCCCGGAGGACCCCGTCACGGGCAGCGCCCACACCGTGCTCGCCCCCTACTGGTCGGCGCGGCTCGGCCGTGACGCGCTCACCGGGCTCCAGGCGTCCGAGCGCACCGGCCTGGTCCGCACCGCCCTGGACGGCGACCGGGTCCACCTCACCGGAGACGCCGTCACGGTCCTGGACGGCACGCTGCACGTCTAGTGCCCCGACAGGGAGGCCCCAACAGGGTCACCCGTCACCCGTCCGACCAACCCGTCCGACCAACCCGTCCAACCGGCCCGTCCGAGGGCCTGGCACGACCGGACGACCGCGTCAGTCCTTGCTGTAGAGGCGGCTCGCGTGCTCGACGAGCGCGATCAGCACCTCCTTCGCCGACTCCTTCTCACGGGCGTCGCACAGCACCACGGGCGTGTCCGGATCGAGGTCGAGGGCGGCCCGCACCTCCCCCGGGGCGTAGATGTGGAAGCCGGAGAAGCAGTTGACGGCGACGATGAAGGGGATGTCGCGGCGCTCGAAGTAGTCGACGGCGGGAAAGCAGTCCTCCAGGCGCCGCGTGTCGGCGAGCACCATCGCTCCCAGCGCGCCGTTGGCCAGTTCGTCCCAGAGGAACCAGAACCGGTTCTGGCCGGGCGTGCCGAACAGGTACAGCGACAGCCCGTCCCTGAGCGTGATGCGCCCGAAGTCCATGGCGACGGTCGTCGTGGTCTTGCCCTCGACGCCGCCGAGGTCGTCCACCGGGCGGCCGGCCTCGGTGAGCTGCTCCTCGGTGCGCAGCGGGCGGATCTCGCTGACCGCCCCGACCAGGGTGGTCTTGCCCACCCCGAACCCGCCGGCCACCAGGATCTTCAGCGACAGGAAGGAGCCGGGGGCGTCCGGACGGTGGTCGTCAGAGTGCACGGAGTCCATCGATGACTTCCTTCAGGATGCCCGCATCGGGGAGTTGGGCCGGGGCGACGGGGCGGACGACGCGGATGTGCCCGGTGTCCAGCAGGTCGCCGAGGAGCACGCGCAGCACGCCCACCGGCAGGTCGCAGTCGGCCGCGATGTCGGCGACGGACCGGGGAGCGGCCCGGCACAGCGCGGTGATCGCCGCATGCTCGGGGGAGGGAGGCTTCGCGGCCTCCTCGCCGGCCTCCTCCGTCTGGACCGTCTGGACGACCGCGGCGAGGTCGAACACCTCGCTGGTCGGCCGCGCACGGCCGGAGGTCATCGCGTACAGGCGCACCAGTGGCCCGGCCTCGTCGTCGTACCACTCGGGGGTGGACGACGAGGCGTTCGGCGGGTGGGACGGCGGCACGGGCCGTCCCCTTCCGTCGCCGAACCACTGCCGGGGAGTGTCTGTCATGGCGCTCCGGTCACTCCTGGACGGCTACGGCGTCGTCCGTGCGGTACGACACCCCGAGGTGCTCGGCCACCCGCCCCACCAGCCGCGCCATCTCGTAGGCGACCACGCCCACGTCGGCGTCGGCGTCGGTGAACACCGACAGGCAGGTGCCCTCGCCGGCCGCGGCGACGAAGAGGAACCCGTCCTCCAGCTCGACCACCGTCTGCACCACCCGGCCGGCCCGGAAGTGCCTGCCGGCGCCCTTGGCGAGGCTGTGGAAGCCGGAGGCGATGGCGGCGAAGCGCTCCCGGTCGTCACGGGTCAGCTCGCCGGACGCGCCGATGGGCAGGCCGTCGCCGGAGAGCACGACGGCGTGCCTGATCTGCGGCACTTGTGAGACCAGCTCGTCCAGCAGCCAGTTGAGCTCGCCGGACGTCTCCGTCGTCGTCCCGGACATCACGATTCATCTCCCTGTGACGGTATCTCGGAATGGCCCGGATCCCGTGCGGGCGGGGGCGGCACGTTCCCTTCGGGGGTGCGGCCCGGCATCTCCCCGGCAGCGGGCTCCGTCCGTCCCCCGGCACCGTGACCGAGGTCCGAGGCCGCCTGCTCGCCGCGCAGCCATCCGGCGCGCAGCGCCGCCATGGTGGCGCGGGCGCGCTCGGGCGAGCGGGCCGTGGCCGCGGGGTCCGCGATGTGCGGTCCCGAGCGCTGCGGACGGGGCGGGGCGTCCCGCAGCTCCGGCGCGATGTTCGCCTGCCGTACCCGCTTGGGCAGCGGGGCGCCGCCCGTGGAGGACTGCCCGTTCCGCACGGGGAGTTCAGGGGCCGGGGTCTCAGCCCCCTGCGAGGTGGCCGCGTCTCCGGCGGGCGCGGCCCTGTCGACGGGTGCCGTCCCGTCGGCGGGCGCGGTCCCCTCGGCGGGCGCGGCGCCGGGCCGCGGTGCGTCGGCGGGGTCGTGGGCACCCGGCCGCGACGGTTCGGCCGGCCGGACGGCAGGCGTCCCCCGGAAAGGCGTCTCCCAGGCGGGCACCACCTCGACAGGAGCCCCCGGCGGGGGCGCCTCCTGCGGCGGATGCGCCGGAAGAATCGTTTCGTCGCCGGAGGAAACCGCGTGCCGCGTCCGCTCCGGATCGGCGGCGGGTGTCGACGGGGCCCTGGTCGGCCGCGGGGGCACCTGCCGGGGCAGGGGTCCGGCGGGTGCGGCGTGGCGCCGGCCGTTGCCCCGGCCGCCCGGGACGGGCGGGAGTTCCATGGTCGCCGGGCCGCCGGGGTCCTGTGGCCCCGCCGCCGGCGGCTGCTCCAGCAGGGTCTCGGGAACGAGCACGACGGCCGTGACGCCGCCGTACACCGACGGTTTCAGCGCGACCTGGACGCCGCGGCGGTGCGCGAGGCGGTTGACCACGAACAGGCCAAGACGGTCGGTGTCGAGCAGGTCGACCTGGGAGGCGTCCACGATCTTGCGGTTGGCCTGGTCCATGGCCTGGCGGCTCATGCCGAGGCCGCGGTCCTCCACCTCAAGCGCCAGCCCCGCGCCGACCCGTTCGCCGCGCACCTGCACCTTGGTGTTCGGGGGCGAGAAGGCGACGGCGTTCTCGACGAGCTCGGCGATCAGGTGGGTGAGGTCGGCGACGGCCGAGCCGGCCACGTGGACGTCCTCGGCGACCCGGACCTCGACGCGGGTGAAGTCCTCGACCTCCGCGACCGCCGCGCGCACCAGGTCGAGCATCGGCACCGGCCGGCGCCAGCCGCGCACGGGCGCGGCGCCGGAGAGGATGATCAGGCTCTCGGCGTGCCGCCGCATCCGGGTCGTGAGGTGGTCGAGCCGGAACAGGTCCTCCAGCTCGGTGGGGTCCTCGACGCGCCGTTCCATGGTGTCGAGCAGGTCGAGCTGGCGGTGGAGCAGCACCTGGCTGCGGCGCGCGAGTTTCACGTACACCTCGGAGATCCCGCTGAGCACCTCGGCACGCTCGACGGCGGCCTGGAGCGCGGCCCGGTGCACGGCGTTGAGCGCGGCGCCGACCTGCCCGATCTCGTCCTCGCCGCGCCGCCGCACCGGCGCCTCGGCGTCGATGTCCACCTCCTCGCCCGCGTGCAGCCGGCGCAGCGACTGGGGGAGCTTGCTGCCCGCCAGCTCCAGCGCGGAGTTGCGCATCTCGACCAGCTCGACGACGAGGCCGCGGCCGATCTGCATCGAGATCAGCAGGGAGATCAGCACGCCGACGAGGCCGAGGACCACCGCGATGCCGGACTCGCCGAGCACGTCGAGCGCGAGCGGGTCGGCCTGCTTCGCCGCCGCGGTGCTCGCCCCCGCCTCGGCCTTGTCCAGGCCCGCCAGCACGGGTCCCGCGACCTGGTCCCACGTCGCCGTGGTGGCACCGCTCGGGGCGTGGCCGGGCCCGGCGTCCTCGACCACGCGCTCCAGGGACCGCAGTTGCTCGAAGTCCCGGCCCGCCAGGACGGCGCGGTAGGCCGACGCGTCCGACGGGCGCAGGTCGTCCACGGCCGACTGGAACAGCGTCTGCTCGGACTGGGCGGCGCCGACGAAGGAGCGGTAGCGGTCCCCTGGCATCCGCCCGTCCGCCCCGGAGCTGCCGACGACGGCGTCCTCGCGGCTGATCATCTCCCGGGCGCGGGCGAGCTCCTGCACGACGCGCGCCCCCGAGGCGATCGAGGACCCCTGGCCCTGCTCGGCGACGGACGCGCTGATCCCGCTCAGCCCGCCGTCGACGGCGAAGCCGCGGTCGATGGCGTCGGTGTACCGGGTGTAGGCGTCGCCCCAGGTCGCCCTCTTCGCTGCGATCCGCTTCCGCAGTTCGGGCAGCTTGCCGGAGGCGCTGATCAGGTCGCGGGTGCGGGAGGGGAGGTCGGGGCTGAGGGTTGCGGTGTCGGTGCTGCTGGCGCTGATGCCGCGCCGCAGGGCCGCCGCGGCGGCGTCGGTGGTCTTGGCCCTGGCGCCGAGGGTGCCCAGGCGCGCCGGGTCGGGCTTCGCCAGGTAGCGGGCCGCGGCGCTGCGTTCGGCCTGCACGGCCGTGACGTAGTCACCCACCGGTTTCAGGAGGGTCGCGTTGACGTCCTTGAACCGGGTGAGGTCGGAGACGCTCTGGGCGGTGGTGACGGTGGCGAAGGCCCACAGCGCCATCAGCGAGACGACGGGGACCATCAGCAGCGCGACGATCTTCGCCCGCACGGACTGGGGGCGCAGCCGGCCCGGCAGGAGCGAGGCGGCCCCGGTGAGCGGCGGCCGCGGCGCGCGCAGCACGTGCCCCGGTCCGCCGGAGGGTGGGGGTGTCCCGTGGTCGTGGTCGTGCCTGTCCTCGGCCAACACGCGGCTTACACGCATGACTTCCTCGTTCGGTGGTGTGGCTGAGACGTGCGGGTCGGGGGGCGTCAGTCGGAGGGGAGCTCGACACCGTGCGTCTCGACGTCGTACAGGCGCCGCACGGCCGACTCGGACTCCATGCGCTGCTGGGCGGTGGGCGACAGCGCGACGAACGCGGAGGTCAGGAAGAGGAAGGAGCCCAGGACGACGGCGAGCGGGAAGATGAACTCGGTGGCCGTGGCGCCCTGGAGCTCGGCCTGCCCGGGGGCCAGCCGCACGGACACGGCGGCCATGCCGGTGTAGTGCATGCCGCTGACCGCGACGCCCATCACCAGGGAGGCACCGGCGGCGGCCGACGTGCCCTGCACGGTGAGCGCGGCCCACAGGGCGGCGGTCGCCGCGGCGACGGCGATCAGCACGGAGAGGGTCACGAGCAGCGGGGAGTACCCGACGTCGCCGTGCAGCCGCAGCGCGGCCATCCCGATGTAGTGCATGGCGGCGACACCGAGCCCGGTGCCGAGGCCGCCGAGCAGGACGGAGCGGGTGCGCGAACGCCCGTAGCCCGCCGTGAAGACGCCGGCTCCGACCACGAGGATCGCGACGAGCAGGCTGAGCACGGTCAGCGGGACGTTGTAGCGGATGGCGGAGCCGGAGACGCTGAAGCCGAGCATGGCGACGAAGTGCATGGTCCAGATGCCCGAGCCGATGGCGAGGGAGGCCATGGCCAGCCAGTTGCGCCGGCTCGTCCCGGTCGCGGCGAGAGCGCGGACCATGCAGCGCAGGCCGAGCGCCCCGCCGACGCACGCCATCGCGAACGACAGCAAGGGCGTCAACCACCCGTAAGTGAAGTGATGCATACCTCCCACGGGGCTTCCTCTCTCGCCTGGTTGATTCAGGCGACGGACACTAACACAGGAATTTCACATCCATTTGGAGCTCCTCCGTTTTCAGCAGCGGGAGAACACGATTACTCACCGGTATACCGCAAGTAACTGAGAAACCATCACTTTTATAAAGCCCTGACCCCGCCTACCGCCCGAGCATCAAATCTCCCTGAGCGAAGGCCAGTTGGCGACGCGATCCGCGGCCACCGCCCCACTTCCCCGAATCCGCTCGGCGCTTTCTGACGAGCCGTCCGAGACGGCCCCCAGAGGGCTGGGCCAAGGCTCCCGGTCGCCTCCGGTGGGTTATCGGAAAACGACGCAGGGTTGCGTCAGCAATATGCCGTGGTTTACGGCGTGCACGACATGCCATGTTTTATGGGGAATACACAAAAGATCTGTTGAACGGGCCCCCGGATGCGGGTGTCTCATCCCCGGACGTCCCGATGGCCCGTCACATGCCGGAAGACCCGCGCACCCGCCGGTCACGGGGCGCGAAGAAGTGCAGGTCGGCCTGCCGAAGTTATCGACACGGGCGTCCGTAAGGCAGACCTAAGTCGCCTTCCGTTCCGAGAACGTTCAATCGGGCGCCCCTGCCCGCGCCAGGTGCCGATCCTTAGGGTCCTTGAGGATTTCGAAAGAAGGGACTCATGGACACACTCCGCGCAATCCGGGCTCGCGGGATCACCAAGTCTTTCGGCGACGTCGTCGCACTCGACGGCATCGATCTGGATGTGTCGCAGGGGCAGATCCACGGCCTGGTCGGGCCCAACGGCGCCGGCAAGACCACACTGCTCGGCCTCCTGCTGGGTCTGGCCGTCGCCGACGGCGGCAGCCTCGAGATCCTGGGCACGCCGCTCGGGCGGGCGCTCGCCGCTCCCGACTCGGTCGCCGGCTTCGTGGACGGTCCCGGCCTCTATCCCTCCCTCACCGCCAGGCAGAACCTCGCCGCGCTCGCCGCCCTCCGCGGCGGTGCGCAGACGGCGGGGATCGACGCCGTGCTCGACCAGGTCGGGCTCACCGACGTCGCCGACGACCGCGCCCGCGGCTTCTCCCTCGGTATGCGGCAGCGGCTCGGGCTCGCCGCCGCGCTGCTGACCCAACCCCGGCTGCTGGTACTCGACGAGCCGTCGAACGGCCTCGACCCCGCCGGCAAGCGGCACGTGCACGGCGTCCTCACCCGCCTCGCGGCGGAGGGGACCACCGTCGTGCTGTCGAGCCACCGCATGGACGACCTTGAGGCGCTCTGCTCCGAGGTCACCATCCTCTCCACCGGACGGATCGTCTTCACCGGGCCGGTGGACAAGCTCGCCGCCGAGAACCGTGAACTCGACTACCGGCTGATCACCTCCGACGCGGCGGGCGCCCGCCGCGTGGCCGCCGAGGCACCCGGTATCCGGGTCGTCGAGAACACCGCGGCACGGCGCGACACCGAGGCGCTCTTCGTGCGCGCTCTGGTGCCCGCCGTCGACGAGCTGGTGGTGCGGCTCGTGCAGGAGGGCATCGCGCTGCGCGAGCTCTCACCCGTGGTCTCGCCGCTGGAGGCCGCGTTCCTCGCCCTCACGGACCATCCCCCACTGCCTGCGGGGCGTGGGCGGTACCCCCAGGAGGACGGCCGATGACCGCGACCATCGCCGGCGAACGCCCCACCGTCGACGACGGCCAGGCCGGCCGGGCCCGGCCCGTGTCGGTGGCCCGCGGCTACCGCTTCGAGCTGGTCAAGCTCGTCTCGCAGTGGCGGGTCCGGCTGCTGGTGCTCGCCTGCTGGATCGTTCCGGCGCTCTTCGTCGCCGGAGTGAGCCAGCAGAGCACGCTGCCCGTCGACACCCTCTTCGGCCGCTGGATGCTCGCCACGGGGTGGGCCGGGCCGCTGGTGATGCTCGGGTTCGCGGGCCTCTACGCGCTCCCGCTGCTGACCTCGCTGGTCGCCGGCGACGTGTTCGCCTCCGAGGACCGGCTCGGCACCTGGCGCCACCTGCTCGTGGCGGTCCGCTCGCCCCGGCGGATCTTCGTGGCGAAGGTGTCCGCCAGCCTCACCGTCATCGTGCTGCTCGTGGCCGGTCTCGCGGTCTCCAGCGTGGTCGGCGGCGTGCTGGCGATCGGCGGCCACCCGCTGGTGGGCCTCGACGGGCACCTGCTGTCGTCGGGCGACGCCGCCGGCCGGGTCGCACTCGCCTGGCTCAGCGCGCTCGCCCCGACCCTGGCACTCGCCGGGATCGGCCTGCTCGGATCCGTCATGCTGGGCCGGTCCCCGATGGGACTGCTGCTGCCCGCGATCGTCGCGCTCGCGATGCAGCTCCTCCAGATGCTGCCGCTGCCCGTCGCCGTGCGGCTCGCCCTGCCCGGCTACGCCTTCATCTCCTGGAACGGCCTGTTCACCAGCCCGGCGCAGCTCGGCCCGCTGCTGATCGGCGTCGCCGTCAGCCTGGTGTGGGCCGTGGTCGCGACCGCGCTGGCCTACGTGCTGTTCATGCGCCGCGACTTCACCGACCTGAGCTACGACGGCTCCGGCCGCCGCGCGCTCACCGCCGGCATCCTGCCGCTCGCCGGACTGCTCGTCGTCACCGTCGCGGTCGTCGCGCCGGCGACCGGGATCCCGCCCCTGTCGGGCTCGGGGATCGAGCAGGACAAGGTGCAGAGCTCGGTCGCCACGGCGTTCTCCCACCTCTACCGCATGCAGACTCAGCAACTCCACCGCCCTGCGGTCACCGAGGCCCAGCTGAAGTCCTCGGCCGCGTGCACCAAGGGCGGCCAGGACGACGGCGAGGGCGCCGGCAACGACTGGCGCTGCGTCGTCTCCTGGCATCTCCCCGGCGTCAAGGCCACCGGGCAGGCGATCTATCAGCTTGACGTCACCCCGGACGGGCGGTTCATGGCCGATGGCGATGGACCGAAGGAAGTGAACGGCTACTTCCTGGTGCGGACCCCCGAGGGGGACGCACCGAACCCGCTCTGGCAGTTCGACGGCAACGTCGAGCTGCTTCCCACCTCGAAGGGATAAGCAATGCAGGTAACACGCCGCCGCAGGCGTGACGAGAAGGGCGACTCGGGCCTTCTCGGCAGACGGCTCGGCCGCCGGATACCCGTGGTCACGGCAGGCATCTCCGCCATCGGCCTGGTGGCAGCCGGCACGGCCATCGCCCAGACGGACACGTTCGGCAGGGAGCAGGTCGGCCAGGTCACCAAGAACGGGCAGGTCGTCTCCGCCGACCAGTACATCGCCCCCTACGGTGACCGCCTGACCATCGACAACGGCAAGATCATGTCGTCGACGGTCAGCCCGGACGGCAAGCACCTCGCCGCCTCGATCACCGACGGCAACGGCGCGCTGGCCATCGTCGACCTGGACGGCTGGAAGGTGCAGCAGGTCGTCAGCAACGCCGCGTCGTCCACGCCCCGCCTGGCTGGCAACGATGTCGGCCAGGAGGGCCCCACCTACTCGCCCGACGGCAAGCAGCTGTGGCTGGGCCAGACCGACGGCTACACCAAGCTGACCGTGAACGCGGACGGCACCGTCTCCGACCCGGTCTCCATCAAGATCGCGGCGGACGGCCCCAAGCACGCGCTCGTGGCCCAGCCGGTGTTCTCGGCCGACGGCTCGACCGCGTACGCCGCGGTCAACGGCCAGAACAAGGTGGTCGCGCTCGACACGGCGACCGGCGCCATCAAGCAGACCTGGTCCGTGGGCAACGCCCCGCGCGGCATGGTGCAGGTCGGCGACAAGCTCTACGTGAGCAACGAGGGCGGCCGCCCGGCGAAGCCCGGCGAAACCACGATCAACTCCTACAACACCCAGGTGCCGGCCAACCCGGTGACCGGCGCCACCACCACGGGCACGGTCAGCGTCATCAACCTGGCGAAGCCGTCCGCCGCCCCCGCGAGCATCGACGTCGGCCTGCACCCGACCGCGATGTACGCGAAGAAGGGCGCGCTGTTCGTCACCAACACGGCCACCAACGACGTGTCGGTCATCGACACGAAGAAGGACAAGGTCGTCCAGACCATCGCCACGCAGCCGTGGCCGGAGGCGTCCGTGGGCTACGAGCCCAACGCCGTGACGCTCACCGACGACGGCCACCTGCTGGTGACGCTCGGCCGCGCCAACGCGGTCGCCGTCTACAAGTACAGGAGCCCGCAGGAGCCGGTCAGCTACGTCGGCCTGCTGCCCACCGACTACTTCCCCGCGGAGATCGCCACCGTGGGCAAGCAGATCGTGGTCTCCAACACCCGCGGCATCGACGCCCGCCGCCCCACCAGCAGCGCCGGGCACGGCACCCACGACACCACCTCCAGCCTCCAGCGCTTCACGCTGCCGAGCGACAAGGCCATCAAGTCCCAGACGGCCAAGGTCTTCCAGCAGAACGGCTGGACCGACGGCTCGGTCAAGGGCAAGGGCGACATCAAGGCGAAGCCGGTTCCGGTCCCGGCGCGCCTCGGCGCACCCTCGACGATCAAGCACGTCTTCCTGATCGTCAAGGAGAACCGGACCTACGACCAGCTCTTCGGCGACATCCCGGAGGGCAACGGCGACGCGTCGCTGACCCAGTTCGGCGAGAACGTCACGCCGAACCAGCACGCGCTGGCCGAGCAGTTCGGCCTGTACGACAACACGTACGACATCGGCACGAACTCCGCCGAGGGCCACAACTGGCTGATGCAGGCCGACGACCCGGAGTACACCGAGTCCTCGGCCGGCGAGTACCTGCGCAGCTACGACACCGAGGACGACGCGCTCGGCCACCAGAAGTCCGGGTTCATCTGGTCCGGTGTCCAGGCGGCCGGCAAGTCCGTGCGCGACTTCGGCGAGTTCCAGCAGTTCCTGACCAAGCCGTCGAACGCGAGCTGGCAGAACCTGTACTGCGACAGCAAGAACATGGAGTCGACGGGGCAGCCCACCAGCATCCCGCTGGACTCGTCCTCGCCGATCCCGTCGCTCAACGACGTGTCGGTGCACGGCTTCCCGAAGTTCGACACCAGCGTCCCGGACGTCTACCGGGAGCAGATCTGGAAGCAGGACTTCGAGAAGAACGGTCCCGCGAACCTGAACATGTTCTGGCTCTCCAGCGACCACACCGGTGGTCCGGCGAGCCCGGCCGCCCAGGTCGCGGACAACGACCTCGCCGTCGGCAAGATCGTGGACGAGATCTCGCACAGCAAGTACTGGAAGGACTCGGCGATCTTCGTCGCCGAGGA comes from the Streptomyces sp. TS71-3 genome and includes:
- a CDS encoding alkaline phosphatase family protein; amino-acid sequence: MQVTRRRRRDEKGDSGLLGRRLGRRIPVVTAGISAIGLVAAGTAIAQTDTFGREQVGQVTKNGQVVSADQYIAPYGDRLTIDNGKIMSSTVSPDGKHLAASITDGNGALAIVDLDGWKVQQVVSNAASSTPRLAGNDVGQEGPTYSPDGKQLWLGQTDGYTKLTVNADGTVSDPVSIKIAADGPKHALVAQPVFSADGSTAYAAVNGQNKVVALDTATGAIKQTWSVGNAPRGMVQVGDKLYVSNEGGRPAKPGETTINSYNTQVPANPVTGATTTGTVSVINLAKPSAAPASIDVGLHPTAMYAKKGALFVTNTATNDVSVIDTKKDKVVQTIATQPWPEASVGYEPNAVTLTDDGHLLVTLGRANAVAVYKYRSPQEPVSYVGLLPTDYFPAEIATVGKQIVVSNTRGIDARRPTSSAGHGTHDTTSSLQRFTLPSDKAIKSQTAKVFQQNGWTDGSVKGKGDIKAKPVPVPARLGAPSTIKHVFLIVKENRTYDQLFGDIPEGNGDASLTQFGENVTPNQHALAEQFGLYDNTYDIGTNSAEGHNWLMQADDPEYTESSAGEYLRSYDTEDDALGHQKSGFIWSGVQAAGKSVRDFGEFQQFLTKPSNASWQNLYCDSKNMESTGQPTSIPLDSSSPIPSLNDVSVHGFPKFDTSVPDVYREQIWKQDFEKNGPANLNMFWLSSDHTGGPASPAAQVADNDLAVGKIVDEISHSKYWKDSAIFVAEDDSQAGLDHVDGHRAPIQIISPWAKHGTVDSHYYSQITMIRTIEQILGVQPMNQKDSAATPMTGAFTSHPDNTPFKAVPNRTSLTDGLSTPPSCGVDTPAPQDPKAALQPATKVPADMQPLADEWKTWASHQRLTGTHAQADFANPAQMNHLTWYQTHNWSQPYPGEKKIFAPNQVPGALIPSTDTD
- a CDS encoding ABC transporter permease, translated to MTATIAGERPTVDDGQAGRARPVSVARGYRFELVKLVSQWRVRLLVLACWIVPALFVAGVSQQSTLPVDTLFGRWMLATGWAGPLVMLGFAGLYALPLLTSLVAGDVFASEDRLGTWRHLLVAVRSPRRIFVAKVSASLTVIVLLVAGLAVSSVVGGVLAIGGHPLVGLDGHLLSSGDAAGRVALAWLSALAPTLALAGIGLLGSVMLGRSPMGLLLPAIVALAMQLLQMLPLPVAVRLALPGYAFISWNGLFTSPAQLGPLLIGVAVSLVWAVVATALAYVLFMRRDFTDLSYDGSGRRALTAGILPLAGLLVVTVAVVAPATGIPPLSGSGIEQDKVQSSVATAFSHLYRMQTQQLHRPAVTEAQLKSSAACTKGGQDDGEGAGNDWRCVVSWHLPGVKATGQAIYQLDVTPDGRFMADGDGPKEVNGYFLVRTPEGDAPNPLWQFDGNVELLPTSKG